A stretch of the Gracilinanus agilis isolate LMUSP501 chromosome 4, AgileGrace, whole genome shotgun sequence genome encodes the following:
- the LOC123245514 gene encoding NADP-dependent malic enzyme-like has product MNSELEANYHVQVSLDSWNFISWEIGTTRAAPAVPRPLHPAAMEGAAPNHYTQKRGCDVIRCPRLNKDMAFTLEERQQLNIHGLLPPCFLDQDCQVLRVVKNFDRLNSDIDRYLLLMDLQDQNEKLFYRVLTSDIEKFMPIVYTPTVGLACQLYGLVFQRPRGLFISIHDKGHIATLLKSWPEDVVKAIVVTDGERILGLGDLGCNGMGIPVGKLILYTACGGMNPEECLPVTLDVGTENEELLKDPFYIGLRQKRVRGRDYDDFLEEFMEAVTGRYGMNCLIQFEDFANTNAFRLLEKYQNKYCTFNDDIQGTASVTVAGLLAALHVTQNSLSDHTVLFQGAGEAALGIAKLMIMALKKEGISQEEAIKKIWMVDSKGLIVKGRAFLTYEKERFAHEHYEMKNLEKIVQEIKPTVLIGVSAVGGAFTEQILKDMASFNERPIIFALSNPTSKAECTAEQCYRMTGGCGIFASGSPFNPVTLPDGRTFYPGQGNNSYVFPGVALGVVACGLRHIPDKIFLSAAEVIAQEVSNKHLEEGRLYPPLKTIQDVSLKIAVKIVEESYRDNSATVYPEPQDKEAFVRSKIYSTNYDHILPDCYSWPKEAMKIQKAN; this is encoded by the exons ATGAACTCTGAACTTGAAGCCAACTATCATGTCCAAGTTTCCCTTGATAGCTGGAATTTCATCTCTTG ggaaatCGGTACCACACGAGCAGCACCAGCCGTCCCCCGCCCTTTGCACCCCGCAGCCATGGAAGGCGCAGCACCCAACCACTACACTCAGAAACGGGGCTGTGATGTGATTCGGTGCCCCCGCCTCAACAAGGATATGGCTTTCACTTTGGAGGAGAGACAACAGTTAAACATACATGGGTTATTGCCACCTTGTTTTCTGGATCAAGACTGCCAGGTTCTTAGAGTTGTTAAGAATTTTGATCGCCTGAACTCGGACATTGACAGATACCTTCTTCTAATGGATCTTCAGGATCAAAATGAAAAGCTCTTCTACAGAGTGCTAACTTCGGACATTGAGAAATTCATGCCTATTGTTTATACTCCCACGGTAGGCCTGGCTTGCCAGCTCTATGGCCTCGTATTTCAGAGGCCAAGAGGTCTCTTCATCAGTATCCATGACAAAGGACACATTGCTACGTTGCTTAAGTCTTGGCCTGAAGATGTTGTCAAGGCTATTGTGGTGACTGATGGAGAACGGATCCTGGGCTTGGGCGATCTTGGCTGCAATGGAATGGGCATTCCTGTGGGCAAACTGATACTGTATACGGCCTGTGGAGGAATGAATCCTGAAGAGTGTCTGCCCGTCACCCTTGATGTGGGGACTGAGAATGAAGAGCTGCTAAAAGATCCTTTCTATATCGGACTGAGGCAGAAAAGAGTGAGAGGACGTGATTACGACGATTTTTTGGAAGAATTCATGGAGGCAGTTACCGGCAGGTACGGAATGAACTGCCTAATTCAGTTTGAGGATTTTGCCAATACAAATGCATTCCGTCTCTTGGAGAAGTACCAGAACAAATACTGCACATTCAATGACGACATTCAAGGAACAGCATCGGTTACAGTCGCGGGTCTCCTTGCAGCTCTGCATGTTACCCAGAACAGCCTGTCTGATCACACAGTTCTGTTCCAAGGAGCTGGAGAGGCTGCTCTGGGGATTGCAAAACTGATGATTATGGCCCTGAAAAAAGAAGGGATAAGCCAGGAGGAAGCCATCAAAAAGATATGGATGGTTGACTCAAAAGGATTAATAGTTAAAGGCCGGGCTTTTTtaacatatgaaaaagaaagatttgcCCACGAACATTACGAAATGAAGAACCTGGAAAAGATTGTCCAAGAAATAAAGCCGACTGTCCTAATAGGAGTTTCTGCAGTCGGTGGTGCTTTCACAGAACAAATTCTCAAGGACATGGCTTCCTTCAATGAGCGACCCATCATTTTTGCTCTAAGTAACCCAACGAGCAAGGCAGAGTGTACTGCAGAGCAGTGCTACCGGATGACAGGGGGCTGTGGCATTTTTGCAAGTGGCAGTCCATTCAATCCTGTCACTCTTCCAGATGGTCGGACTTTTTATCCCGGCCAGGGCAACAATTCCTATGTGTTTCCTGGAGTAGCACTTGGTGTTGTAGCATGTGGATTGAGGCACATCCCTGATAAAATATTTCTCTCTGCTGCTGAGGTGATAGCTCAGGAAGTATCAAATAAACACTTGGAAGAAGGCCGTCTATACCCTCCTTTGAAAACCATTCAAGATGTTTCCTTGAAAATTGCAGTGAAGATTGTGGAAGAATCCTACCGTGATAACTCGGCTACTGTCTATCCTGAGCCCCAAGATAAGGAAGCATTTGTCCGTTCTAAGATTTATAGTACTAATTATGACCACATTTTACCTGACTGTTACTCTTGGCCTAAGGAGGCTATGAAAATACAGAAGGCAAATTAG